Proteins found in one Gadus macrocephalus chromosome 23, ASM3116895v1 genomic segment:
- the arhgap12b gene encoding rho GTPase-activating protein 12b isoform X11, protein MRRTIRALNSFRGYKRSEEDDDEVFVSSPGHKTPSPGGPPGRSDSPVYTNLQELKVSQSSLPPAPSGSPLAVLGDWETHKDLSGRHFYYHRGSGERTWKPPRGRSDTAGEGSRGGDAHGSTEAEPLSSEDNCHSTHSSQSDSQYGSPPRGWSEELDEHGHTLYVSEYTREKWIKHLDEQGRPYYYSADGSRSEWELPKYAVSPPQSGEAPKSRSLERKHPQNPDPIVLTKWRHSTYVLDLNDKPSEKCGVLNVTKITENGKKVRKNWTSSWTVLQGSSLLFAKGQGGSTSSWFGSNQSKPEFTVDLRGSSVDWASRDKSSKKHVIELKTRRGTELLIQSEIDSVINDWYRALNETISAHAWESDEAIEEDMPESPGSEKQDKEKDHRDSKKNRAMKTSVSMDVSDQKKTRVKLKKFLTRRPTYQAVRDKGYIKDQVFGCSLTSLCQRECGSVPEFVTMCIDHVENTGLDVDGLYRVSGNLAVIQKLRFAVNHDEKVELDDIKWEDIHVTTGALKMFFRELPEPLFTYGSFNDFVDAIKCSDYKQRVSSITELIRQLPKPNHDTMQVLFRHLRRVIDHGEANRMTTQSVAIVFGPTLLRPETETGSMAVHMVYQNQIVELILLEYEGVFGR, encoded by the exons ATGCGTCGCACCATCAGGGCGCTGAACAGCTTCCGCGGGTACAAGCGgtcggaggaggacgacgacgaggtGTTTGTGAGCAGCCCGGGACACAAG accccctCCCCCGGCGGTCCTCCGGGCCGGTCCGACTCCCCGGTCTACACCAACCTCCAGGAGCTGAAGGTCTCCCAGTCCAGCCTGCCGCCGGCGCCCAGCGGCTCCCCGCTGGCCGTGCTGGGAGACTGGGAGACGCACAAGGACCTGAGCGGGCGCCACTTCTACTACCACCGCGGCTCGGGGGAGCGCACCTGGAAGCCCCCCCGGGGCCGCAGCGACACCGCGGGGGAAGGCAGCCGGGGGGGCGACGCCCACGGATCCACGGAggcggag CCTCTTTCTTCGGAGGACAACTGCCACAGCACCCACTCGAGTCAGTCGGACAGCCAGTACGGCTCGCCCCCTAGGGGCTGGTCGGAGGAACTGGACGAGCACGGACACACCCTCTACGTCTCTGAGTACACACGGGAGAAG TGGATCAAACATCTGGACGAGCAGGGTCGGCCGTACTACTACAGCGCGGATGGATCCCGGTCTGAGTGGGAGCTGCCCAAG TatgccgtctcccccccccagtcGGGTGAGGCCCCCAAGAGCCGCAGCCTGGAGAGGAAGCACCCGCAGAACCCCGACCCCATCGTGCTCACCAAGTGGAGACACAGCACCTACGTACTGGACCTCAACGACAAG ccgtCGGAGAAGTGTGGCGTCCTCAACGTGACCAAGATCACGGAGAACGGGAAGAAAGTCAG gaAGAACTGGACCTCGTCGTGGACGGTACTGCAGGGGTCCTCGCTGCTCTTTGCTAAAGGGCAGGGCGGCAGCACCAGCAGCTGG TTTGGCAGCAACCAGTCCAAACCAGAGTTCACGGTGGACCTCAGGGGCAGCTCTGTGGACTGGGCCAGCCGGGACAAGTCCAGCAAGAAGCACGTCATcgag ctGAAGACCCGTCGGGGGACTGAGCTCCTGATCCAGTCAGAGATCGACAGCGTCATCAACGACTGGTACCGGGCCCTCAACGAGACCATCAGCGCAcac GCCTGGGAGTCTGACGAGGCCATCGAGGAGGACATGCCAGAGTCTCCGGGGTCCGAGAAGCAGGACAAGGAGAAGGACCACCGGGACTCCAAGAAGAACCGTG CCATGAAGACGTCCGTCAGCATGGACGTGTCGGACCAGAAGAAGACCCGCGTGAAGCTGAAGAAGTTCCTGACCCGCCGGCCCACCTACCAGGCGGTCCGCGACAAGGGCTACATCAAAG ACCAGGTGTTCGGCTGCAGTCTGACCAGCCTGTGTCAGAGGGAGTGTGGCTCAGTGCCCGAGTTCGTCACCATGTGCATCGACCACGTGGAGAACACAG GTCTGGACGTGGACGGGCTGTACCGGGTCAGCGGCAACCTGGCCGTCATCCAGAAGCTGCGATTCGCCGTCAACCACG ACGAAAAGGTGGAGCTTGACGACATCAAGTGGGAGGACATCCACGTGACCACGGGGGCCCTGAAGATGTTCTTCAGAGAGCTGCCCGAGCCGCTCTTCACCTACGGCTCCTTCAACGACTTTGTCGACGCCATAA AATGCTCCGACTACAAGCAGCGTGTGAGCTCCATCACGGAGCTGATCCGGCAGCTGCCCAAGCCAAACCACGACACCATGCAGGTCCTGTTCAGACATCTCAGAAG gGTGATCGACCACGGCGAGGCCAACCGCATGACGACCCAGAGCGTGGCCATCGTGTTCGGGCCCACGCTGCTGCGGCCCGAGACGGAGACGGGCAGCATGGCCGTCCACATGGTGTACCAGAACCAGATCGTGGAGCTCATCCTGCTGGAGTACGAGGGCGTCTTCGGCCGGTAG
- the arhgap12b gene encoding rho GTPase-activating protein 12b isoform X2: MRRTIRALNSFRGYKRSEEDDDEVFVSSPGHKTPSPGGPPGRSDSPVYTNLQELKVSQSSLPPAPSGSPLAVLGDWETHKDLSGRHFYYHRGSGERTWKPPRGRSDTAGEGSRGGDAHGSTEAEPLSSEDNCHSTHSSQSDSQYGSPPRGWSEELDEHGHTLYVSEYTREKWIKHLDEQGRPYYYSADGSRSEWELPKYAVSPPQSGEAPKSRSLERKHPQNPDPIVLTKWRHSTYVLDLNDKFSFKLRRFGSDPRKRRIQLPLSPQKESASACAPKQSPPDSDSCPSSPKHPSTPSEKCGVLNVTKITENGKKVRKNWTSSWTVLQGSSLLFAKGQGGSTSSWSYYRSGRIPELLLTLLSNWKRSVKLRPAVSYANCGNVHTTTFGSNQSKPEFTVDLRGSSVDWASRDKSSKKHVIELKTRRGTELLIQSEIDSVINDWYRALNETISAHAWESDEAIEEDMPESPGSEKQDKEKDHRDSKKNRAMKTSVSMDVSDQKKTRVKLKKFLTRRPTYQAVRDKGYIKDQVFGCSLTSLCQRECGSVPEFVTMCIDHVENTGLDVDGLYRVSGNLAVIQKLRFAVNHDEKVELDDIKWEDIHVTTGALKMFFRELPEPLFTYGSFNDFVDAIKCSDYKQRVSSITELIRQLPKPNHDTMQVLFRHLRRVIDHGEANRMTTQSVAIVFGPTLLRPETETGSMAVHMVYQNQIVELILLEYEGVFGR; this comes from the exons ATGCGTCGCACCATCAGGGCGCTGAACAGCTTCCGCGGGTACAAGCGgtcggaggaggacgacgacgaggtGTTTGTGAGCAGCCCGGGACACAAG accccctCCCCCGGCGGTCCTCCGGGCCGGTCCGACTCCCCGGTCTACACCAACCTCCAGGAGCTGAAGGTCTCCCAGTCCAGCCTGCCGCCGGCGCCCAGCGGCTCCCCGCTGGCCGTGCTGGGAGACTGGGAGACGCACAAGGACCTGAGCGGGCGCCACTTCTACTACCACCGCGGCTCGGGGGAGCGCACCTGGAAGCCCCCCCGGGGCCGCAGCGACACCGCGGGGGAAGGCAGCCGGGGGGGCGACGCCCACGGATCCACGGAggcggag CCTCTTTCTTCGGAGGACAACTGCCACAGCACCCACTCGAGTCAGTCGGACAGCCAGTACGGCTCGCCCCCTAGGGGCTGGTCGGAGGAACTGGACGAGCACGGACACACCCTCTACGTCTCTGAGTACACACGGGAGAAG TGGATCAAACATCTGGACGAGCAGGGTCGGCCGTACTACTACAGCGCGGATGGATCCCGGTCTGAGTGGGAGCTGCCCAAG TatgccgtctcccccccccagtcGGGTGAGGCCCCCAAGAGCCGCAGCCTGGAGAGGAAGCACCCGCAGAACCCCGACCCCATCGTGCTCACCAAGTGGAGACACAGCACCTACGTACTGGACCTCAACGACAAG TTCTCGTTCAAACTCAGACGCTTCGGTTCTGACCCGCGCAAGAGGAGAATCCAGCTCCCCCTGAGCCCACAGAAA GAGAGTGCGTCGGCCTGCGCGCCCAAACAGAGCCCCCCCGACTCTGactcctgcccctcctctcccaaGCACCCCTCCACC ccgtCGGAGAAGTGTGGCGTCCTCAACGTGACCAAGATCACGGAGAACGGGAAGAAAGTCAG gaAGAACTGGACCTCGTCGTGGACGGTACTGCAGGGGTCCTCGCTGCTCTTTGCTAAAGGGCAGGGCGGCAGCACCAGCAGCTGG TCGTACTACCGTAGCGGCCGCATTCCAGAGCTGCTGCTCACGCTGCTTAGCAACTGGAAGCGCTCGGTTAAGCTCCGCCCCGCTGTCTCCTATGCCAACTGTGGCAATGTCCACACCACCACT TTTGGCAGCAACCAGTCCAAACCAGAGTTCACGGTGGACCTCAGGGGCAGCTCTGTGGACTGGGCCAGCCGGGACAAGTCCAGCAAGAAGCACGTCATcgag ctGAAGACCCGTCGGGGGACTGAGCTCCTGATCCAGTCAGAGATCGACAGCGTCATCAACGACTGGTACCGGGCCCTCAACGAGACCATCAGCGCAcac GCCTGGGAGTCTGACGAGGCCATCGAGGAGGACATGCCAGAGTCTCCGGGGTCCGAGAAGCAGGACAAGGAGAAGGACCACCGGGACTCCAAGAAGAACCGTG CCATGAAGACGTCCGTCAGCATGGACGTGTCGGACCAGAAGAAGACCCGCGTGAAGCTGAAGAAGTTCCTGACCCGCCGGCCCACCTACCAGGCGGTCCGCGACAAGGGCTACATCAAAG ACCAGGTGTTCGGCTGCAGTCTGACCAGCCTGTGTCAGAGGGAGTGTGGCTCAGTGCCCGAGTTCGTCACCATGTGCATCGACCACGTGGAGAACACAG GTCTGGACGTGGACGGGCTGTACCGGGTCAGCGGCAACCTGGCCGTCATCCAGAAGCTGCGATTCGCCGTCAACCACG ACGAAAAGGTGGAGCTTGACGACATCAAGTGGGAGGACATCCACGTGACCACGGGGGCCCTGAAGATGTTCTTCAGAGAGCTGCCCGAGCCGCTCTTCACCTACGGCTCCTTCAACGACTTTGTCGACGCCATAA AATGCTCCGACTACAAGCAGCGTGTGAGCTCCATCACGGAGCTGATCCGGCAGCTGCCCAAGCCAAACCACGACACCATGCAGGTCCTGTTCAGACATCTCAGAAG gGTGATCGACCACGGCGAGGCCAACCGCATGACGACCCAGAGCGTGGCCATCGTGTTCGGGCCCACGCTGCTGCGGCCCGAGACGGAGACGGGCAGCATGGCCGTCCACATGGTGTACCAGAACCAGATCGTGGAGCTCATCCTGCTGGAGTACGAGGGCGTCTTCGGCCGGTAG
- the arhgap12b gene encoding rho GTPase-activating protein 12b isoform X8: MRRTIRALNSFRGYKRSEEDDDEVFVSSPGHKTPSPGGPPGRSDSPVYTNLQELKVSQSSLPPAPSGSPLAVLGDWETHKDLSGRHFYYHRGSGERTWKPPRGRSDTAGEGSRGGDAHGSTEAEPLSSEDNCHSTHSSQSDSQYGSPPRGWSEELDEHGHTLYVSEYTREKWIKHLDEQGRPYYYSADGSRSEWELPKYAVSPPQSGEAPKSRSLERKHPQNPDPIVLTKWRHSTYVLDLNDKFSFKLRRFGSDPRKRRIQLPLSPQKESASACAPKQSPPDSDSCPSSPKHPSTPSEKCGVLNVTKITENGKKVRKNWTSSWTVLQGSSLLFAKGQGGSTSSWFGSNQSKPEFTVDLRGSSVDWASRDKSSKKHVIELKTRRGTELLIQSEIDSVINDWYRALNETISAHAWESDEAIEEDMPESPGSEKQDKEKDHRDSKKNRAMKTSVSMDVSDQKKTRVKLKKFLTRRPTYQAVRDKGYIKDQVFGCSLTSLCQRECGSVPEFVTMCIDHVENTGLDVDGLYRVSGNLAVIQKLRFAVNHDEKVELDDIKWEDIHVTTGALKMFFRELPEPLFTYGSFNDFVDAIKCSDYKQRVSSITELIRQLPKPNHDTMQVLFRHLRRVIDHGEANRMTTQSVAIVFGPTLLRPETETGSMAVHMVYQNQIVELILLEYEGVFGR, encoded by the exons ATGCGTCGCACCATCAGGGCGCTGAACAGCTTCCGCGGGTACAAGCGgtcggaggaggacgacgacgaggtGTTTGTGAGCAGCCCGGGACACAAG accccctCCCCCGGCGGTCCTCCGGGCCGGTCCGACTCCCCGGTCTACACCAACCTCCAGGAGCTGAAGGTCTCCCAGTCCAGCCTGCCGCCGGCGCCCAGCGGCTCCCCGCTGGCCGTGCTGGGAGACTGGGAGACGCACAAGGACCTGAGCGGGCGCCACTTCTACTACCACCGCGGCTCGGGGGAGCGCACCTGGAAGCCCCCCCGGGGCCGCAGCGACACCGCGGGGGAAGGCAGCCGGGGGGGCGACGCCCACGGATCCACGGAggcggag CCTCTTTCTTCGGAGGACAACTGCCACAGCACCCACTCGAGTCAGTCGGACAGCCAGTACGGCTCGCCCCCTAGGGGCTGGTCGGAGGAACTGGACGAGCACGGACACACCCTCTACGTCTCTGAGTACACACGGGAGAAG TGGATCAAACATCTGGACGAGCAGGGTCGGCCGTACTACTACAGCGCGGATGGATCCCGGTCTGAGTGGGAGCTGCCCAAG TatgccgtctcccccccccagtcGGGTGAGGCCCCCAAGAGCCGCAGCCTGGAGAGGAAGCACCCGCAGAACCCCGACCCCATCGTGCTCACCAAGTGGAGACACAGCACCTACGTACTGGACCTCAACGACAAG TTCTCGTTCAAACTCAGACGCTTCGGTTCTGACCCGCGCAAGAGGAGAATCCAGCTCCCCCTGAGCCCACAGAAA GAGAGTGCGTCGGCCTGCGCGCCCAAACAGAGCCCCCCCGACTCTGactcctgcccctcctctcccaaGCACCCCTCCACC ccgtCGGAGAAGTGTGGCGTCCTCAACGTGACCAAGATCACGGAGAACGGGAAGAAAGTCAG gaAGAACTGGACCTCGTCGTGGACGGTACTGCAGGGGTCCTCGCTGCTCTTTGCTAAAGGGCAGGGCGGCAGCACCAGCAGCTGG TTTGGCAGCAACCAGTCCAAACCAGAGTTCACGGTGGACCTCAGGGGCAGCTCTGTGGACTGGGCCAGCCGGGACAAGTCCAGCAAGAAGCACGTCATcgag ctGAAGACCCGTCGGGGGACTGAGCTCCTGATCCAGTCAGAGATCGACAGCGTCATCAACGACTGGTACCGGGCCCTCAACGAGACCATCAGCGCAcac GCCTGGGAGTCTGACGAGGCCATCGAGGAGGACATGCCAGAGTCTCCGGGGTCCGAGAAGCAGGACAAGGAGAAGGACCACCGGGACTCCAAGAAGAACCGTG CCATGAAGACGTCCGTCAGCATGGACGTGTCGGACCAGAAGAAGACCCGCGTGAAGCTGAAGAAGTTCCTGACCCGCCGGCCCACCTACCAGGCGGTCCGCGACAAGGGCTACATCAAAG ACCAGGTGTTCGGCTGCAGTCTGACCAGCCTGTGTCAGAGGGAGTGTGGCTCAGTGCCCGAGTTCGTCACCATGTGCATCGACCACGTGGAGAACACAG GTCTGGACGTGGACGGGCTGTACCGGGTCAGCGGCAACCTGGCCGTCATCCAGAAGCTGCGATTCGCCGTCAACCACG ACGAAAAGGTGGAGCTTGACGACATCAAGTGGGAGGACATCCACGTGACCACGGGGGCCCTGAAGATGTTCTTCAGAGAGCTGCCCGAGCCGCTCTTCACCTACGGCTCCTTCAACGACTTTGTCGACGCCATAA AATGCTCCGACTACAAGCAGCGTGTGAGCTCCATCACGGAGCTGATCCGGCAGCTGCCCAAGCCAAACCACGACACCATGCAGGTCCTGTTCAGACATCTCAGAAG gGTGATCGACCACGGCGAGGCCAACCGCATGACGACCCAGAGCGTGGCCATCGTGTTCGGGCCCACGCTGCTGCGGCCCGAGACGGAGACGGGCAGCATGGCCGTCCACATGGTGTACCAGAACCAGATCGTGGAGCTCATCCTGCTGGAGTACGAGGGCGTCTTCGGCCGGTAG
- the arhgap12b gene encoding rho GTPase-activating protein 12b isoform X10 → MRRTIRALNSFRGYKRSEEDDDEVFVSSPGHKTPSPGGPPGRSDSPVYTNLQELKVSQSSLPPAPSGSPLAVLGDWETHKDLSGRHFYYHRGSGERTWKPPRGRSDTAGEGSRGGDAHGSTEAEPLSSEDNCHSTHSSQSDSQYGSPPRGWSEELDEHGHTLYVSEYTREKWIKHLDEQGRPYYYSADGSRSEWELPKYAVSPPQSGEAPKSRSLERKHPQNPDPIVLTKWRHSTYVLDLNDKESASACAPKQSPPDSDSCPSSPKHPSTPSEKCGVLNVTKITENGKKVRKNWTSSWTVLQGSSLLFAKGQGGSTSSWFGSNQSKPEFTVDLRGSSVDWASRDKSSKKHVIELKTRRGTELLIQSEIDSVINDWYRALNETISAHAWESDEAIEEDMPESPGSEKQDKEKDHRDSKKNRAMKTSVSMDVSDQKKTRVKLKKFLTRRPTYQAVRDKGYIKDQVFGCSLTSLCQRECGSVPEFVTMCIDHVENTGLDVDGLYRVSGNLAVIQKLRFAVNHDEKVELDDIKWEDIHVTTGALKMFFRELPEPLFTYGSFNDFVDAIKCSDYKQRVSSITELIRQLPKPNHDTMQVLFRHLRRVIDHGEANRMTTQSVAIVFGPTLLRPETETGSMAVHMVYQNQIVELILLEYEGVFGR, encoded by the exons ATGCGTCGCACCATCAGGGCGCTGAACAGCTTCCGCGGGTACAAGCGgtcggaggaggacgacgacgaggtGTTTGTGAGCAGCCCGGGACACAAG accccctCCCCCGGCGGTCCTCCGGGCCGGTCCGACTCCCCGGTCTACACCAACCTCCAGGAGCTGAAGGTCTCCCAGTCCAGCCTGCCGCCGGCGCCCAGCGGCTCCCCGCTGGCCGTGCTGGGAGACTGGGAGACGCACAAGGACCTGAGCGGGCGCCACTTCTACTACCACCGCGGCTCGGGGGAGCGCACCTGGAAGCCCCCCCGGGGCCGCAGCGACACCGCGGGGGAAGGCAGCCGGGGGGGCGACGCCCACGGATCCACGGAggcggag CCTCTTTCTTCGGAGGACAACTGCCACAGCACCCACTCGAGTCAGTCGGACAGCCAGTACGGCTCGCCCCCTAGGGGCTGGTCGGAGGAACTGGACGAGCACGGACACACCCTCTACGTCTCTGAGTACACACGGGAGAAG TGGATCAAACATCTGGACGAGCAGGGTCGGCCGTACTACTACAGCGCGGATGGATCCCGGTCTGAGTGGGAGCTGCCCAAG TatgccgtctcccccccccagtcGGGTGAGGCCCCCAAGAGCCGCAGCCTGGAGAGGAAGCACCCGCAGAACCCCGACCCCATCGTGCTCACCAAGTGGAGACACAGCACCTACGTACTGGACCTCAACGACAAG GAGAGTGCGTCGGCCTGCGCGCCCAAACAGAGCCCCCCCGACTCTGactcctgcccctcctctcccaaGCACCCCTCCACC ccgtCGGAGAAGTGTGGCGTCCTCAACGTGACCAAGATCACGGAGAACGGGAAGAAAGTCAG gaAGAACTGGACCTCGTCGTGGACGGTACTGCAGGGGTCCTCGCTGCTCTTTGCTAAAGGGCAGGGCGGCAGCACCAGCAGCTGG TTTGGCAGCAACCAGTCCAAACCAGAGTTCACGGTGGACCTCAGGGGCAGCTCTGTGGACTGGGCCAGCCGGGACAAGTCCAGCAAGAAGCACGTCATcgag ctGAAGACCCGTCGGGGGACTGAGCTCCTGATCCAGTCAGAGATCGACAGCGTCATCAACGACTGGTACCGGGCCCTCAACGAGACCATCAGCGCAcac GCCTGGGAGTCTGACGAGGCCATCGAGGAGGACATGCCAGAGTCTCCGGGGTCCGAGAAGCAGGACAAGGAGAAGGACCACCGGGACTCCAAGAAGAACCGTG CCATGAAGACGTCCGTCAGCATGGACGTGTCGGACCAGAAGAAGACCCGCGTGAAGCTGAAGAAGTTCCTGACCCGCCGGCCCACCTACCAGGCGGTCCGCGACAAGGGCTACATCAAAG ACCAGGTGTTCGGCTGCAGTCTGACCAGCCTGTGTCAGAGGGAGTGTGGCTCAGTGCCCGAGTTCGTCACCATGTGCATCGACCACGTGGAGAACACAG GTCTGGACGTGGACGGGCTGTACCGGGTCAGCGGCAACCTGGCCGTCATCCAGAAGCTGCGATTCGCCGTCAACCACG ACGAAAAGGTGGAGCTTGACGACATCAAGTGGGAGGACATCCACGTGACCACGGGGGCCCTGAAGATGTTCTTCAGAGAGCTGCCCGAGCCGCTCTTCACCTACGGCTCCTTCAACGACTTTGTCGACGCCATAA AATGCTCCGACTACAAGCAGCGTGTGAGCTCCATCACGGAGCTGATCCGGCAGCTGCCCAAGCCAAACCACGACACCATGCAGGTCCTGTTCAGACATCTCAGAAG gGTGATCGACCACGGCGAGGCCAACCGCATGACGACCCAGAGCGTGGCCATCGTGTTCGGGCCCACGCTGCTGCGGCCCGAGACGGAGACGGGCAGCATGGCCGTCCACATGGTGTACCAGAACCAGATCGTGGAGCTCATCCTGCTGGAGTACGAGGGCGTCTTCGGCCGGTAG
- the arhgap12b gene encoding rho GTPase-activating protein 12b isoform X5 — protein MRRTIRALNSFRGYKRSEEDDDEVFVSSPGHKTPSPGGPPGRSDSPVYTNLQELKVSQSSLPPAPSGSPLAVLGDWETHKDLSGRHFYYHRGSGERTWKPPRGRSDTAGEGSRGGDAHGSTEAEPLSSEDNCHSTHSSQSDSQYGSPPRGWSEELDEHGHTLYVSEYTREKWIKHLDEQGRPYYYSADGSRSEWELPKYAVSPPQSGEAPKSRSLERKHPQNPDPIVLTKWRHSTYVLDLNDKFSFKLRRFGSDPRKRRIQLPLSPQKPSEKCGVLNVTKITENGKKVRKNWTSSWTVLQGSSLLFAKGQGGSTSSWSYYRSGRIPELLLTLLSNWKRSVKLRPAVSYANCGNVHTTTKFGSNQSKPEFTVDLRGSSVDWASRDKSSKKHVIELKTRRGTELLIQSEIDSVINDWYRALNETISAHAWESDEAIEEDMPESPGSEKQDKEKDHRDSKKNRAMKTSVSMDVSDQKKTRVKLKKFLTRRPTYQAVRDKGYIKDQVFGCSLTSLCQRECGSVPEFVTMCIDHVENTGLDVDGLYRVSGNLAVIQKLRFAVNHDEKVELDDIKWEDIHVTTGALKMFFRELPEPLFTYGSFNDFVDAIKCSDYKQRVSSITELIRQLPKPNHDTMQVLFRHLRRVIDHGEANRMTTQSVAIVFGPTLLRPETETGSMAVHMVYQNQIVELILLEYEGVFGR, from the exons ATGCGTCGCACCATCAGGGCGCTGAACAGCTTCCGCGGGTACAAGCGgtcggaggaggacgacgacgaggtGTTTGTGAGCAGCCCGGGACACAAG accccctCCCCCGGCGGTCCTCCGGGCCGGTCCGACTCCCCGGTCTACACCAACCTCCAGGAGCTGAAGGTCTCCCAGTCCAGCCTGCCGCCGGCGCCCAGCGGCTCCCCGCTGGCCGTGCTGGGAGACTGGGAGACGCACAAGGACCTGAGCGGGCGCCACTTCTACTACCACCGCGGCTCGGGGGAGCGCACCTGGAAGCCCCCCCGGGGCCGCAGCGACACCGCGGGGGAAGGCAGCCGGGGGGGCGACGCCCACGGATCCACGGAggcggag CCTCTTTCTTCGGAGGACAACTGCCACAGCACCCACTCGAGTCAGTCGGACAGCCAGTACGGCTCGCCCCCTAGGGGCTGGTCGGAGGAACTGGACGAGCACGGACACACCCTCTACGTCTCTGAGTACACACGGGAGAAG TGGATCAAACATCTGGACGAGCAGGGTCGGCCGTACTACTACAGCGCGGATGGATCCCGGTCTGAGTGGGAGCTGCCCAAG TatgccgtctcccccccccagtcGGGTGAGGCCCCCAAGAGCCGCAGCCTGGAGAGGAAGCACCCGCAGAACCCCGACCCCATCGTGCTCACCAAGTGGAGACACAGCACCTACGTACTGGACCTCAACGACAAG TTCTCGTTCAAACTCAGACGCTTCGGTTCTGACCCGCGCAAGAGGAGAATCCAGCTCCCCCTGAGCCCACAGAAA ccgtCGGAGAAGTGTGGCGTCCTCAACGTGACCAAGATCACGGAGAACGGGAAGAAAGTCAG gaAGAACTGGACCTCGTCGTGGACGGTACTGCAGGGGTCCTCGCTGCTCTTTGCTAAAGGGCAGGGCGGCAGCACCAGCAGCTGG TCGTACTACCGTAGCGGCCGCATTCCAGAGCTGCTGCTCACGCTGCTTAGCAACTGGAAGCGCTCGGTTAAGCTCCGCCCCGCTGTCTCCTATGCCAACTGTGGCAATGTCCACACCACCACT AAGTTTGGCAGCAACCAGTCCAAACCAGAGTTCACGGTGGACCTCAGGGGCAGCTCTGTGGACTGGGCCAGCCGGGACAAGTCCAGCAAGAAGCACGTCATcgag ctGAAGACCCGTCGGGGGACTGAGCTCCTGATCCAGTCAGAGATCGACAGCGTCATCAACGACTGGTACCGGGCCCTCAACGAGACCATCAGCGCAcac GCCTGGGAGTCTGACGAGGCCATCGAGGAGGACATGCCAGAGTCTCCGGGGTCCGAGAAGCAGGACAAGGAGAAGGACCACCGGGACTCCAAGAAGAACCGTG CCATGAAGACGTCCGTCAGCATGGACGTGTCGGACCAGAAGAAGACCCGCGTGAAGCTGAAGAAGTTCCTGACCCGCCGGCCCACCTACCAGGCGGTCCGCGACAAGGGCTACATCAAAG ACCAGGTGTTCGGCTGCAGTCTGACCAGCCTGTGTCAGAGGGAGTGTGGCTCAGTGCCCGAGTTCGTCACCATGTGCATCGACCACGTGGAGAACACAG GTCTGGACGTGGACGGGCTGTACCGGGTCAGCGGCAACCTGGCCGTCATCCAGAAGCTGCGATTCGCCGTCAACCACG ACGAAAAGGTGGAGCTTGACGACATCAAGTGGGAGGACATCCACGTGACCACGGGGGCCCTGAAGATGTTCTTCAGAGAGCTGCCCGAGCCGCTCTTCACCTACGGCTCCTTCAACGACTTTGTCGACGCCATAA AATGCTCCGACTACAAGCAGCGTGTGAGCTCCATCACGGAGCTGATCCGGCAGCTGCCCAAGCCAAACCACGACACCATGCAGGTCCTGTTCAGACATCTCAGAAG gGTGATCGACCACGGCGAGGCCAACCGCATGACGACCCAGAGCGTGGCCATCGTGTTCGGGCCCACGCTGCTGCGGCCCGAGACGGAGACGGGCAGCATGGCCGTCCACATGGTGTACCAGAACCAGATCGTGGAGCTCATCCTGCTGGAGTACGAGGGCGTCTTCGGCCGGTAG